The Solanum lycopersicum chromosome 9, SLM_r2.1 genome window below encodes:
- the LOC101264147 gene encoding pentatricopeptide repeat-containing protein At3g53700, chloroplastic produces MAFSFSSFLKCHPWIQSQNPPNPFSFPPPFHPPKPISLPFSSRHEHVSSTVLPSKAKELLQDFTPKQFLDTLRQENDETSAFHLFEWASKQPHFTTTLSIYEEILRKLGNVGFFDLMKGVLDDMKRLKVELVEGTFFIFIESYAKFELYNEAIKVLDMMWNEFGVKPGTFSYNLLLNVLVDGNKLKFVENVHSRMLDEGVKADVSTFNILIKALCKTHQIRPAILMMEEMPMHGLVPDERTFTTIMQGYIEEGNLDGALRIRDQMVSAKCLASNITVNLLIHGYCKEGRIDEALNFVQDMCSRGFSPDQFTFNTLINGLCKAGHAVQALDILDLMLQDAFDPDVYTYNILISGLCEVGEVQEAMELLNQMLVRDCTPNTVTYNTIISALCKVNQVQEATEFARVLTSKGFLPDVCTFNSLIQGLCFTGNFNIAMEMFEEMKDKGCQPDEFTYNILIDCLCAKRRIGEALNLLKDMESSGCARSVITYNTLIDGFCKDKKIEEAEEIFDQMELQGVSRNLVTYNTLIDGLCKSKRVEDAAQLMDQMILEGLKPDKFTYNSILAHFCRAGDIKKAADIVQTMTSNGCEPDIVTYGTLIQGLCKAGRVEIASKLLRSIQMKGMILTPQAYNPVIQAIFRRRKTNEAVRLFREMQETASPPDALSYKIVFRGLSSGGGPIQEAVDFSVEMMEKGHIPEFSSFYNLAEGLYSLSREDTLVKLVGMIMKKANFSDSEVTMIKGFLKIRKFQDALATLGSVLDSRYPKRTYWS; encoded by the coding sequence ATGgctttctctttctcttctttcctCAAATGTCATCCATGGATTCAATCTCAAAATCCACCAAACCCCTTTTCATTTCCTCCTCCATTTCATCCTCCTAAACCCATATCTCTCCCATTTTCATCTCGCCATGAACATGTTTCTTCAACTGTTTTACCTTCTAAAGCAAAAGAACTCTTGCAAGATTTCACACCTAAGCAATTTCTCGACACCCTTCGtcaagaaaatgatgaaactTCAGCTTTTCATCTCTTTGAATGGGCTTCTAAGCAACCCCATTTCACAACCACTTTGTCTATATACGAGGAGATTCTAAGGAAGCTTGGAAATGTGGgattttttgatttaatgaaGGGGGTATTGGATGATATGAAGAGATTGAAGGTTGAATTAGTTGAAGGTactttctttatctttattgaaAGTTATGCTAAATTTGAGTTGTATAATGAAGCTATTAAGGTTCTTGATATGATGTGGAATGAGTTTGGTGTAAAGCCTGGTACTTTTAGTTATAATTTGTTGTTGAATGTTCTTGTTGATGGGAATAAGTTGAAATTTGTTGAAAATGTGCATAGTAGAATGTTGGATGAAGGTGTAAAGGCGGATGTATCgacttttaatatattgataaaagcTTTGTGTAAGACGCATCAGATTAGGCCTGCTATTTTGATGATGGAGGAAATGCCTATGCACGGTTTGGTACCGGATGAAAGGACTTTTACGACGATAATGCAAGGTTATATTGAGGAAGGGAATTTAGATGGTGCATTGAGAATTAGGGATCAAATGGTGTCAGCTAAATGTCTTGCAAGTAATATTACTGTTAATCTTTTGATTCATGGGTACTGTAAAGAAGGAAGGATTGATGAAGCTCTGAACTTTGTGCAAGATATGTGTAGTCGAGGGTTTTCTCCGGACCAATTTACATTCAACACTTTGATAAACGGTTTGTGCAAAGCAGGACACGCTGTCCAAGCCTTGGATATTTTGGATTTAATGTTGCAGGACGCGTTTGATCCTGATgtatatacttataatattttgatttctgGGCTTTGTGAAGTTGGTGAAGTCCAAGAGGCTATGGAACTTCTCAATCAGATGCTTGTAAGGGACTGTACACCAAATACAGTCACTTATAACACCATCATTAGTGCTTTGTGTAAGGTGAACCAAGTCCAAGAAGCTACCGAGTTTGCTCGCGTTCTTACGAGCAAAGGGTTCTTACCTGATGTTTGCACTTTCAATTCTCTCATACAAGGTCTCTGCTTTACCGGCAATTTCAATATTGCAATGGAAATGTTTGAAGAAATGAAGGACAAAGGTTGCCAGCCAGACGAATTCACCTATAATATCCTAATTGATTGTCTCTGTGCCAAAAGGAGAATAGGTGAAGCTTTGAACCTACTCAAAGATATGGAATCGAGTGGCTGTGCAAGAAGTGTGATAACATACAATACTCTGATAGATGGCTTCTGCAAAGACAAGAAAATTGAAGAAGCAGAAGAGATTTTCGACCAGATGGAACTACAAGGGGTTTCTAGAAACCTGGTCACATATAACACTCTGATTGATGGTCTTTGTAAGAGTAAGAGAGTAGAAGATGCTGCTCAGCTTATGGATCAGATGATACTGGAAGGACTAAAGCCTGACAAATTCACGTACAATTCCATTCTTGCTCATTTCTGCAGAGCAGGGGATATAAAAAAGGCTGCAGACATTGTGCAAACCATGACATCAAATGGCTGTGAACCAGACATTGTTACGTATGGGACCTTAATACAGGGACTATGTAAAGCAGGTAGGGTTGAGATTGCAAGCAAGCTCCTCAGGAGTATTCAAATGAAAGGAATGATTTTGACCCCTCAAGCCTATAATCCTGTAATTCAAGCAATCTTCAGACGGAGGAAAACCAATGAAGCCGtaagactcttcagagaaatgcAGGAAACAGCTAGTCCTCCTGATGCTTTATCTTATAAGATTGTTTTTCGTGGTCTTTCTTCTGGTGGGGGACCGATTCAAGAAGCTGTTGATTTTTCTGTTGAGATGATGGAAAAAGGACACATACCTGAATTTTCCTCATTCTACAATCTGGCTGAAGGACTGTATTCTTTGTCGAGGGAGGACACGCTAGTTAAGcttgttggcatgatcatgaagAAAGCAAACTTCTCAGACAGTGAGGTTACTATGATTAAAGGTTTCTTGAAAATCCGGAAATTCCAAGATGCACTGGCTACTCTTGGCAGTGTCCTAGATAGCAGATACCCAAAAAGGACATACTGGAGCTAA
- the LOC101263839 gene encoding LOW QUALITY PROTEIN: eukaryotic translation initiation factor 3 subunit A-like (The sequence of the model RefSeq protein was modified relative to this genomic sequence to represent the inferred CDS: inserted 1 base in 1 codon; deleted 1 base in 1 codon), with protein MATFAKPENALKRAEELITVGQKQEALQALHDLITSRRYRAWQKTLERIMFKYVELCVDMRRGRFAKDGLIQYRIVCQQVNINSLEEVIKHFMHLATERAELARNQAQALEEALDVEDLEADKRPEDLMLSYVSGEKGKDRSDRELVTPWFKFLWETYRTVLEILRNNSRLEALYAMTAHRAFQFCKQYKRTTEFRRLCEIIRNHLANLNKYRDQRDRPDLSLPESLQLYLDTRFEQLKVATELSLWQEAFRSIEDIYGLMCMVKKTPKASLMGVYYGKLTEIFWMSSNHLYHAYAWLKLFSLQKGFNKNLSQKDLQLIASSVVLAALSVPPYDQSYGASHLELENEKERSLRVANLIGFEVEPKAENRVALSRSSLLSELVSKGVMSCVTQEVKDLYHLLENEFLPLDLALKVQPILNKISKLGGKLSSVSSVPEVQLSQYVPALEKLATLRLLQQVSQVYQTIQIDNISKMIPFFDFTAIEKISVDAVRRNFLAIKVDHMKGLSSLANRVLRLKDSGIICLFXAESLSKARTMIYPPAKKTAKLGDALSNLAEIVEKEHKRLLARKSIIEKRKEEQERLLLEMERVEESKRRELQKMTEDAEQKRIAAEYEQRRSQRILKEIEDRELEEAQAMLQEAEKRSKRKKKPILEGEKMTKQVIMELALNEQLRERQEREKKLQKYAKTMDHLERAKREEAAPLIEAAYKQRLAEEAALHEREQQQEVELSRQRHAGDLEEKKRLGRMLENKRILQERVVSSREAELNRLKQERRERISQIIQSRKQEREAKRKMLFFLRTEEERQKRLLEEEEARKREEAERRKKEEAERQAKLDEIAEKQRLRMIELEEKERREKEEILRRPAVLPRPSEPQALGRPTELGGAAPVPAAAAAAPAAGKYVPRHLRGNVDAAGQAPPPDTDRWGTGSKSDDRPSWRDERRPTSFGSSGSRTSWSSSRR; from the exons ATGGCGACTTTTGCCAAACCGGAGAATGCTTTGAAGCGTGCTGAAG AGTTGATCACTGTTGGACAAAAGCAAGAAGCCCTTCAAGCACTTCATGATCTTATTACTTCAAGGAGGTATAGAGCATGGCAAAAGACTCTTGAAAGGATAATGTTCAAGTATGTTGAGCTATGTGTTGACATGAGAAGGGGGAGGTTTGCCAAGGATGGCCTAATTCAATATCGTATCGTCTGTCAACAAGTGAACATTAACTCCTTAGAGGAGGTAATAAAGCACTTCATGCATTTAGCTACTGAGCGAGCTGAACTAGCTCGCAATCAGGCACAAGCTCTTGAGGAAGCTCTGGATGTGGAAGACTTGGAGGCTGATAAAAGGCCTGAAGATCTTATGTTGAGTTATGTTAGTGGGGAGAAAGGAAAAGATCGATCTGATCGGGAGCTTGTCACTCCCTGGTTTAAGTTCTTGTGGGAGACATATAGAACTGTTCTGGAGATCTTGCGTAACAACTCAAGATTGGAGGCTCTGTATGCA ATGACAGCACACCGAGCCTTTCAGTTCTGTAAGCAATACAAGCGTACAACAGAATTTCGCCGTCTTTGTGAAATCATCAGGAATCATTTGGCAAATCTCAACAAGTATAGAGATCAGAGGGACCGTCCTGATCTGTCTCTTCCAGAAAGTCTGCAATTGTATCTAGACACTAGATTTGAACAGCTGAAAGTTGCTACTGAACTGAGTCTATGGCAG GAAGCTTTTCGTTCCATTGAGGACATATATGGTTTGATGTGCATGGTTAAAAAAACTCCCAAGGCGTCATTAATGGGTGTTTACTATGGAAAGCTTACTGAGATATTTTGGATGTCATCAAATCATCTTTATCATGCTTATGCCTGGCTCAAGCTTTTCTCTCTTCAGAAgggttttaataaaaatttaagccAGAAGGATTTGCAGTTAATAGCATCGTCTGTTGTCCTAGCTGCACTTTCAGTGCCTCCTTATGATCAGTCTTATGGTGCATCTCATCTTGAGCTTGAAAATGAGAAGGAGAGGAGTTTGAGGGTGGCCAATCTAATTGGTTTTGAAGTTGAACCCAAAGCCGAAAACAGAGTGGCG CTTTCTCGATCATCACTTCTCTCAGAGTTG GTGTCCAAAGGTGTGATGTCCTGTGTCACTCAAGAAGTGAAAGATCTTTATCATCTGTTAGAAAATGAGTTTCTTCCTTTGGATCTGGCACTGAAGGTGCAGCCCATAttgaataaaatatcaaaacttgGTGGTAAGCTGTCTTCAGTTTCTTCGGTTCCTGAAGTGCAACTGTCTCAGTATGTTCCTGCCTTAGAAAAGCTTGCTACTCTGAGGTTGCTCCAGCAG GTCTCTCAGGTGTATCAGACAATCCAGATTGATAACATATCTAAGATGATCCCATTCTTCGACTTCACCGCTATTGAGAAAATATCAGTTGATGCGGTTAGGCGTAATTTTCTTGCCATCAAAGTCGATCACATGAAGGGT CTGTCTTCTTTGGCAAACAG AGTATTGAGGCTGAAGGACTCCGGGATCATCTGTCTCT TTGCTGAATCCCTTAGCAAGGCAAGAACAATGATCTATCCCCCAGCAAAGAAGACGGCCAAGCTCGGGGATGCCTTGTCTAATTTAGCGGAGATAGTGGAGAAGGAGCACAAGAGACTTCTTGCAAGGAAGTCCATTATTGAAAAACGCAAAGAGGAGCAAGAGCGTTTACTCTTAGAAATG GAACGAGTGGAAGAGTCGAAGAGGCGAGAGCTTCAAAAGATGACAGAAGATGCTGAGCAAAAGCGCATTGCTGCCGAGTATGAGCAAAGGAGGAGCCAGAGAATTTTGAAGGAAATAGAAGACCGAGAACTTGAAGAGGCACAAGCTATGCTGCAAGAAGCTGAAAAACGCAGCAAGAGGAAGAAGAAGCCTATTCTAGAGGGA GAAAAGATGACTAAACAGGTGATCATGGAATTGGCACTGAATGAGCAACTGAGGGAGAGGCaagaaagggagaaaaagtTGCAGAAGTATGCCAAAACTATGGATCATTTGGAAAGAGCTAAGAGAGAAGAAGCCGCACCTCTTATTGAAGCTGCATATAAACAGCGTTTAGCTGAAGAGGCAGCTCTTCATGAACGCGAGCAGCAG CAAGAGGTTGAATTGAGCAGGCAACGCCATGCTGGGGACTTGGAAGAGAAAAAGAGACTGGGACGCATGTTGGAGAACAAG aggattttgcaagaaagaGTTGTTAGTAGCCGGGAAGCTGAACTCAATAGATTGAAGCAGGAGAGACGAGAAAGGATCAGCCAGATAATTCAATCAAGGAAGCAGGAGAGGGAAGCTAAGAGGAAAATGTTATTCTTTTTGCGAACTGAGGAGGAGCGTCAAAAGAGGTTACTGGAAGAGGAGGAAGCCCGCAAACGTGAAG AGGCAGAGAGACGGAAGAAAGAGGAAGCTGAGCGACAAGCCAAGCTAgatgagattgctgaaaagCAGAGGCTGCGAATGATAGAGCTTGAAGAGAAAGAAAGACGGGAAAAAGAAGAGATCTTGCGCAGGCCTGCTGTACTGCCAAGGCCTTCTGAGCCTCAAGCCTTGGGGCGTCCAACTGAACTTGG